A stretch of the Nitratifractor salsuginis DSM 16511 genome encodes the following:
- the nspC gene encoding carboxynorspermidine decarboxylase, with product MKSPKPSSHITSEILSKLPSPCWVLEEHLLEYNLQILSAIKEATGVKILLALKGYALWHSFPLVREYLDGCCASGLCEARLAAEEFGKEVHTYSPAFKEEEIDEIARLSHHLVFNSPAQLQRFGAAAKAANPALSLGLRVNPEYSEAPVELYNPCGAYSRLGTLAGDLDEASVDQIEGLHFHALCEQDASALEGVLGVFEEKFGRWLPQLKWVNFGGGHHITRSDYDREKLIALLKDFRRRHPHLELYLEPGEAVGWETGPLVATVLDIVHNGIDIAILDTSAEAHMPDTIIMPYRAQVRGAGKAGEKSYTYRLGGNTCLAGDIMGDYSFDRPLKIGDRILFEDQMHYTMVKATTFNGIPLPSIATLHRDGSLSIDRRFGYNDFKSRLG from the coding sequence ATGAAAAGTCCCAAACCCTCCAGCCATATCACTTCCGAAATCCTCAGCAAGCTTCCCAGCCCCTGCTGGGTCCTGGAGGAGCATCTACTCGAATATAACCTCCAAATCCTCTCCGCCATCAAAGAGGCCACCGGAGTCAAAATCCTCCTGGCGCTCAAAGGCTACGCGCTGTGGCACAGCTTTCCCCTCGTCAGAGAATATCTCGACGGCTGCTGCGCCAGCGGGCTTTGTGAAGCGCGACTTGCCGCCGAAGAGTTCGGCAAAGAAGTCCACACCTACTCCCCCGCTTTCAAAGAAGAGGAGATCGACGAAATCGCCCGGCTCAGCCACCATCTGGTCTTCAACTCCCCGGCCCAGTTGCAGCGTTTCGGTGCCGCCGCCAAAGCGGCCAACCCCGCCCTCTCCCTCGGCCTGCGGGTCAATCCCGAATACTCCGAAGCCCCTGTCGAGCTCTACAACCCCTGCGGCGCCTACTCCCGTCTCGGCACCCTTGCCGGGGATCTGGATGAAGCAAGTGTTGATCAGATCGAAGGGCTCCATTTCCACGCCCTTTGCGAACAGGACGCTTCAGCCCTGGAGGGAGTGCTGGGGGTTTTTGAAGAGAAGTTCGGCCGATGGCTCCCACAGCTCAAATGGGTCAATTTCGGCGGCGGCCACCACATCACCCGAAGCGACTATGACCGGGAGAAACTCATTGCCCTACTCAAGGATTTCCGACGCCGCCATCCCCATCTCGAGCTCTACCTGGAACCCGGCGAAGCGGTGGGCTGGGAGACAGGGCCTCTGGTCGCTACCGTCCTCGATATCGTCCACAACGGTATCGACATCGCCATTCTCGATACTTCCGCCGAGGCCCATATGCCCGATACCATCATTATGCCCTACCGTGCCCAAGTGCGGGGAGCCGGGAAAGCCGGAGAGAAGTCCTACACTTACCGGCTGGGGGGCAACACCTGTCTAGCAGGGGACATTATGGGAGACTACAGTTTCGACCGGCCGCTGAAGATCGGAGACCGCATCCTCTTTGAAGATCAGATGCACTATACGATGGTCAAAGCGACTACCTTCAACGGCATCCCCCTTCCCTCCATCGCCACCCTCCACCGCGACGGCTCTCTCAGCATCGATCGACGCTTCGGCTACAACGACTTCAAAAGCCGGTTGGGGTGA
- the pgeF gene encoding peptidoglycan editing factor PgeF encodes MLELTYSQILKSQKGLRHCITQKKSGEKLSFSLALHTGESSEAVLENRRELQRFFGKEARFVSALQVHSDRIYAVESVENRGWESLDETLRADALITDLPQVVLTILTADCVPILLYEPERRVIGAVHAGWQGSRLAIVIKCVGAMKRRYGADPGKMLAYIGPSIGGCCYEVGEEVAGHFQMIEGAVQPGPRGKPMLDLKRVNAAQLYEAGLEEANIELSDVCTACEREFFFSYRAEGGCGGRFMSAIMLESL; translated from the coding sequence GTGTTGGAGTTGACATATTCGCAAATATTAAAAAGCCAAAAAGGACTGAGGCACTGTATCACCCAAAAGAAGAGCGGGGAAAAGCTCTCTTTTTCTCTGGCGCTGCATACGGGAGAAAGCTCGGAAGCCGTGTTGGAAAATCGGCGGGAACTTCAGCGTTTTTTTGGGAAAGAGGCCCGTTTCGTTTCGGCGCTCCAGGTCCACAGTGACAGGATCTATGCCGTGGAGTCGGTTGAAAACCGCGGCTGGGAGAGCCTGGATGAGACTCTGCGGGCCGATGCCCTCATCACCGATCTGCCGCAGGTGGTACTGACGATTTTGACGGCTGATTGTGTACCGATCCTGCTCTATGAACCCGAGCGCAGGGTAATCGGGGCGGTCCATGCAGGGTGGCAGGGGAGCCGTCTGGCGATCGTTATCAAGTGTGTCGGAGCGATGAAGCGACGCTACGGTGCCGATCCCGGGAAGATGCTTGCCTACATCGGCCCCTCCATCGGAGGGTGCTGCTATGAAGTGGGTGAAGAGGTGGCTGGCCATTTTCAAATGATTGAAGGGGCGGTCCAGCCTGGGCCTCGGGGGAAACCGATGCTCGATCTCAAACGGGTCAACGCCGCGCAGCTATACGAAGCGGGGCTCGAGGAAGCAAATATTGAACTCTCCGACGTTTGCACCGCCTGTGAACGGGAGTTTTTCTTCTCCTATCGGGCAGAGGGAGGATGCGGCGGTCGCTTTATGAGTGCAATTATGTTGGAAAGTTTATAA
- a CDS encoding response regulator has product MEQTSSTFAVSLPLLIGGGIILALILLYLVIRERRKTPSKRVSATEAGKAEEARSTTSNNKSDLQEPQPATPEKREEKPLRSSSSSEGGLPVHKEPIPETADVIRESFEEFTGRRLLIVEDNPVNMKLILKLLEGSGLEIETAENGQKALEKLRAPDARYEMVLMDVHMPVMDGLECTRQIRQDPQLKDIPVIALTASTQKDEVERILESGMNGYLDKPLVLGKLYSAFKIFLTQKPKQKSDRVMIAGEGEKQGLVTNANILDIRSAMAHTNNNDSLYRSLLDEFLKEYADCDQRFKQLVEAKEYEELHRLLIDLNGLTGMLGAMELYALVDRLKQIVEKGTHTLLEDYPSECHKAYQRFRREARRYLVH; this is encoded by the coding sequence ATGGAACAAACAAGCAGTACATTTGCAGTTTCACTACCGCTATTGATCGGAGGGGGGATCATCCTGGCCCTCATTCTGCTTTATCTGGTCATCAGAGAACGGAGGAAAACACCCTCCAAAAGGGTTTCCGCAACAGAAGCAGGGAAGGCCGAGGAGGCTCGTTCTACTACCTCTAATAATAAATCCGATTTGCAGGAGCCCCAACCGGCCACTCCCGAAAAGAGGGAGGAGAAACCGCTGCGCTCCAGCTCCTCCTCCGAAGGAGGTTTGCCGGTACATAAGGAGCCGATCCCCGAAACCGCTGATGTGATCCGTGAAAGTTTTGAAGAATTTACCGGACGGCGGCTGCTGATTGTGGAGGACAACCCTGTGAATATGAAATTGATCCTGAAGCTGTTGGAAGGATCGGGGTTGGAGATCGAAACGGCAGAGAATGGGCAGAAGGCTCTGGAGAAGCTGCGGGCTCCCGATGCCCGATATGAGATGGTGCTGATGGATGTCCATATGCCGGTGATGGACGGGCTGGAATGTACCCGGCAGATTCGGCAGGATCCGCAGCTCAAAGATATTCCAGTCATCGCTCTGACCGCTTCGACGCAAAAAGATGAAGTGGAGCGGATCCTGGAGAGCGGGATGAACGGCTATCTGGACAAACCGCTGGTTCTGGGAAAACTCTACAGTGCGTTCAAAATCTTCCTTACCCAGAAGCCCAAGCAAAAATCGGATCGGGTGATGATCGCGGGAGAGGGTGAAAAGCAGGGGTTGGTCACTAATGCCAACATCCTGGATATTCGCTCGGCGATGGCTCACACCAATAACAACGATTCACTCTACCGCTCCCTTTTGGACGAGTTTCTCAAAGAGTATGCTGATTGTGATCAAAGATTCAAACAACTGGTGGAGGCCAAAGAGTATGAAGAGCTCCATCGGCTCCTCATCGATCTTAATGGCTTGACCGGGATGCTGGGGGCGATGGAACTCTACGCATTGGTCGATCGTCTCAAACAGATTGTGGAAAAAGGGACCCACACTCTCCTGGAGGATTATCCCTCCGAATGTCACAAAGCCTACCAACGCTTCCGTCGGGAGGCCCGCCGCTACCTGGTCCACTGA
- a CDS encoding endonuclease III domain-containing protein: MSPERFRECLRLLEADYPNWDAPAKRFEKAYRRTPYTILISTLLSFQTRDEVTLEAGKRLFALADTPEAMLGLSEEEIARTIYPVGFWRKKAAGILEVTRTLLERHGGEVPSTLSELTAIKGIGPKTAKIVLENAYGQSVAAVDTHVHRILNLLGVVETASPEATDKALEGLLEPGELKGLNKLLVSFGQAICRPRNPLCSRCPIRSCCPKAPGKSWI, encoded by the coding sequence ATGAGCCCGGAGCGATTCCGCGAGTGCCTGCGGCTTTTGGAAGCGGATTACCCGAACTGGGACGCCCCCGCCAAACGCTTCGAAAAGGCTTACCGTCGCACCCCCTATACCATCCTGATCTCCACACTTCTTAGCTTTCAAACCCGTGATGAAGTGACCCTGGAAGCGGGCAAAAGGCTCTTCGCCCTGGCAGACACACCGGAGGCGATGCTGGGTCTGAGCGAAGAGGAGATCGCCCGGACGATCTATCCGGTGGGCTTTTGGCGCAAAAAAGCGGCGGGCATCCTGGAAGTGACCCGCACCCTCTTGGAGCGTCACGGCGGCGAAGTCCCCTCGACCCTTTCGGAGCTTACCGCCATCAAAGGGATCGGCCCCAAGACCGCCAAGATCGTCCTGGAAAACGCCTACGGGCAGTCGGTGGCGGCGGTGGATACCCACGTCCATCGGATCCTCAACCTCCTGGGAGTGGTGGAGACGGCGAGCCCCGAAGCGACTGACAAGGCGCTGGAAGGTCTGCTCGAACCCGGGGAGCTCAAAGGGCTCAACAAGCTTTTGGTAAGCTTCGGCCAGGCGATCTGCCGTCCCAGAAATCCCCTCTGCTCCCGCTGCCCGATCCGCTCCTGTTGTCCCAAAGCTCCCGGGAAATCTTGGATTTAA
- a CDS encoding protein disulfide oxidoreductase: MKIKSKAFWKRLLKEAVIFLLFLMLFSVILNHWRAPKLDDTRLPHLSGKTLEGQNVSTLLKKGQPVLIHFWGSWCPICRREASNIDVVAQNYPVLTIAVNSGLDEEVRQWLEKRNLHYPVLNDPYGTLAQRFHITTFPTSLIYDSKGELKFVETGYTTTAGLMARMKLAE, from the coding sequence ATGAAGATCAAGTCAAAAGCCTTTTGGAAACGCCTCTTGAAAGAGGCTGTGATCTTCTTGCTCTTTCTAATGCTCTTTTCGGTGATACTCAACCACTGGCGGGCCCCCAAACTCGACGATACCCGACTCCCGCATCTAAGCGGCAAGACCCTGGAGGGGCAAAATGTCAGCACACTGCTCAAAAAGGGCCAACCGGTCCTGATCCATTTCTGGGGAAGCTGGTGCCCCATCTGCCGCCGTGAAGCCTCCAACATCGACGTCGTCGCCCAAAATTACCCTGTCCTCACCATCGCCGTCAACAGTGGCCTCGATGAAGAAGTCCGCCAATGGCTCGAGAAACGGAACCTCCACTATCCCGTGCTCAACGATCCCTACGGCACCCTCGCCCAGCGCTTCCACATCACGACCTTTCCCACCTCACTGATCTACGACAGCAAAGGAGAGCTCAAATTTGTCGAGACCGGCTATACCACTACGGCGGGGCTTATGGCCCGAATGAAACTGGCGGAGTGA
- a CDS encoding META domain-containing protein, with protein MAVPVGADLWLDKGRYGAFLGCNRMGGIYEKQGKNLRLRPGIKTMMACPALSLENRYQTMLKKVRSYRLEAGGRRLLLLGGGGSVLLIFARGRR; from the coding sequence ATGGCAGTGCCCGTGGGGGCTGATTTGTGGCTGGACAAAGGAAGATATGGTGCTTTCCTGGGGTGTAACAGAATGGGAGGAATTTATGAGAAACAAGGCAAAAACCTGCGTTTGCGTCCCGGGATCAAAACGATGATGGCCTGCCCCGCACTCTCCCTGGAGAACCGTTATCAAACCATGCTCAAAAAAGTTCGGAGCTACAGGCTTGAGGCGGGAGGTCGGCGGCTGTTGCTGTTGGGCGGCGGAGGGTCTGTCTTGTTGATCTTTGCGCGGGGGAGACGCTAG
- a CDS encoding ABC-F family ATP-binding cassette domain-containing protein yields the protein MLSTVNLTQRYGKRVLFEKINLTLDPGKRYGLIGANGAGKSTFMKILAGEIEPSEGEVQIQPGAKLGMLGQNQYAFEEFSLKDAVLYGNKRLYEAVKEKERLYMEGNFDDDKVNERLGELEMICVEEDPMYEAEVRIEKLLTALGFPVEMHDAPMSSLTGGDKFKILLAQVLFLKPDILLLDEPTNNLDMETIAWLEEELKRHEGVLVVISHDRHFLNSVVTNILDLDFQTIREFTGTYDDWYIAANLKAKQAEMERSKKLKEKEELEKFIARFSANASKAKQATSRQKQLEKLDIEEIKISSRRDPSILFKPNREIGNEVLEAEDLAKSYGDHKVFEHLSFKVEKGDKIALIGSNGVGKTTLLEILMGRLEPDAGRVKWGQTVHPTYFPQNTTEVVKGEEKLYEWIQNHNQKWHIDEIRKCLGRMLFSGEEQEKQVDACSGGEKHRVMMSKMMMDDANFLVMDEPDNHLDLEAIVALGEALHQYEGGVICVTHDRELIDAFANRILKLNDDGTLTDFRGSYEEFIGADAA from the coding sequence ATGCTTTCTACGGTCAACCTAACCCAACGCTACGGCAAACGCGTGCTTTTCGAAAAGATCAACCTCACTCTGGATCCGGGCAAACGCTACGGACTCATCGGGGCCAACGGGGCCGGCAAATCGACCTTTATGAAGATCCTGGCCGGCGAGATCGAGCCCAGCGAGGGGGAAGTGCAGATCCAGCCCGGCGCCAAGCTGGGGATGCTGGGGCAGAACCAATACGCCTTCGAAGAGTTCAGCCTCAAGGATGCGGTGCTCTACGGCAACAAGCGCCTCTATGAAGCCGTCAAAGAGAAAGAGCGCCTCTATATGGAGGGGAACTTCGACGACGACAAGGTCAACGAGCGTCTGGGGGAGCTGGAGATGATCTGTGTCGAAGAGGATCCGATGTACGAAGCGGAAGTGCGGATCGAGAAACTCCTGACGGCTCTGGGCTTTCCCGTGGAGATGCACGACGCGCCGATGAGTTCCCTGACCGGCGGGGACAAGTTCAAGATCCTGCTGGCCCAGGTGCTCTTCCTCAAGCCTGATATTCTGCTCCTCGACGAGCCCACCAACAACCTCGATATGGAGACCATCGCCTGGCTCGAAGAGGAGCTCAAACGCCACGAAGGGGTGCTGGTGGTCATCTCCCACGACCGCCACTTCCTCAACAGCGTAGTGACCAATATCCTGGACCTCGATTTCCAGACGATCCGGGAGTTCACCGGAACCTACGACGACTGGTACATTGCCGCCAACCTCAAAGCCAAACAGGCGGAGATGGAGCGCAGCAAGAAGCTCAAGGAGAAGGAGGAGCTGGAGAAGTTCATCGCCCGCTTCAGCGCCAATGCTTCCAAGGCCAAGCAGGCGACCAGCCGCCAAAAACAGTTGGAGAAGCTCGATATCGAAGAGATCAAAATCTCCAGCCGCCGGGACCCCTCGATCCTCTTCAAACCCAACCGCGAAATCGGCAACGAAGTTCTCGAAGCCGAAGATCTTGCCAAAAGCTACGGGGATCACAAAGTCTTCGAGCATTTGAGCTTCAAGGTCGAAAAGGGGGACAAGATCGCCCTGATCGGCAGCAACGGAGTGGGCAAGACCACCCTGCTGGAGATCCTGATGGGGCGCCTCGAACCCGACGCAGGCCGGGTCAAGTGGGGACAGACGGTCCATCCCACCTATTTCCCCCAAAACACCACCGAAGTGGTCAAGGGGGAAGAGAAGCTCTATGAGTGGATCCAGAACCACAACCAGAAGTGGCACATCGATGAGATCCGCAAATGCCTGGGGCGGATGCTCTTCAGCGGTGAGGAGCAGGAGAAACAGGTGGACGCCTGCTCCGGAGGGGAGAAGCATCGGGTGATGATGTCGAAGATGATGATGGACGATGCCAACTTCCTCGTGATGGATGAGCCCGACAACCACCTCGACCTTGAGGCGATCGTCGCCCTGGGAGAGGCGCTCCATCAGTATGAGGGGGGTGTGATCTGCGTCACCCACGACCGGGAACTCATCGATGCCTTTGCCAACCGCATCCTCAAGCTCAATGATGACGGAACCCTCACCGACTTTAGGGGCAGCTACGAAGAGTTCATCGGAGCCGATGCCGCCTGA
- a CDS encoding helix-turn-helix transcriptional regulator, protein MNQPKSRTSKATRKRRYAKGNERLAQILARLYSGEVLSKKELAQEYGVSLRTMQRYINERLSHFPIRHEGDRFMLDSVADQSDLSDEEVTVLELLEEMSRKQGREFYARAHPLLEKLRHASANPFYTKLDMEDIGPKLDEAILIERAIRERRVVECRYRMGEEAKRIEIKPLKIANFEGFWYVIAQDARNNRVKKYLLRKISDVTVKEERFELSEDLEKKVHNAANVWFEPANDPIDVRLFIDAEVARYFRLKPISPTQSIIGEDADGSIEVLLQITHPMEIIPIVKYWMPHLKVLEPLKIKEQIENDVRKWLEE, encoded by the coding sequence GTGAATCAACCGAAAAGCAGAACCAGCAAAGCCACCCGCAAACGCCGCTACGCCAAAGGAAACGAACGCCTGGCTCAGATCCTGGCGCGGCTCTATAGCGGAGAAGTGCTCTCCAAAAAGGAGCTGGCGCAGGAATATGGCGTTAGCCTGCGGACGATGCAGCGCTATATCAACGAGCGACTCTCCCACTTTCCCATCCGGCACGAGGGGGATCGCTTTATGCTCGATTCTGTGGCAGATCAAAGTGATCTTTCCGACGAAGAGGTGACGGTGCTGGAGCTGCTGGAGGAAATGAGCCGGAAGCAGGGGAGAGAGTTCTATGCCCGGGCCCATCCATTGCTGGAGAAGCTTCGTCACGCCTCGGCCAATCCTTTTTATACCAAGCTGGATATGGAAGATATCGGACCCAAACTCGACGAGGCGATTTTGATCGAGCGGGCGATCCGTGAGCGGAGGGTGGTGGAGTGCCGTTATCGGATGGGCGAGGAGGCGAAGCGAATCGAGATCAAACCCCTCAAGATCGCCAATTTCGAGGGTTTCTGGTACGTCATCGCCCAGGATGCCCGTAACAACCGGGTCAAAAAATACCTGCTGCGCAAAATCTCGGATGTGACGGTCAAAGAGGAGCGTTTCGAGCTCTCGGAAGATTTGGAGAAAAAAGTTCATAATGCTGCCAACGTCTGGTTCGAGCCGGCCAACGACCCCATCGACGTGCGGCTCTTCATTGATGCCGAGGTGGCCCGATATTTCCGTCTCAAACCCATCTCTCCTACGCAGAGTATCATTGGCGAAGATGCTGACGGCAGCATCGAAGTGCTGTTGCAGATCACCCATCCGATGGAGATCATTCCTATCGTCAAATATTGGATGCCCCATCTCAAAGTTTTGGAACCGTTAAAGATCAAAGAACAGATCGAAAATGATGTAAGAAAGTGGTTGGAAGAGTAA
- a CDS encoding (2Fe-2S)-binding protein has product MGVLEEVEDIYVVCECMDVKYGEILEAIKAGNCDLDSLMDATGAGTACGKCRSKEDDPEEERAIHLDEILARAKADGLCPEK; this is encoded by the coding sequence ATGGGTGTATTGGAAGAAGTGGAAGATATCTATGTGGTCTGCGAATGTATGGATGTTAAATATGGGGAGATCCTCGAAGCGATCAAAGCGGGCAACTGCGATCTCGATTCCCTGATGGACGCCACCGGTGCCGGAACGGCCTGCGGCAAATGCCGGAGCAAAGAGGATGACCCCGAGGAAGAGCGGGCGATCCATCTCGATGAGATCCTCGCTCGGGCCAAAGCCGACGGCCTCTGCCCGGAAAAATAG
- a CDS encoding Tll0287-like domain-containing protein, with protein MKKSLILISLAAALSLSAAEQPASQQKAVAAEGVKYIKILGKELKGKLVKYLKQDPSGLQGAYFCSKSAQRITKEVNAKFPDNIKVRRTALKYRNPDNKPDATDVKVMEQMEAAAKAGKLEKKPVVVKVGETERVYVPLIAQKACLKCHGPVEKIDPKVKETIAKHYPDDKAVGFHEGDLRGVVVAEIAPEAK; from the coding sequence ATGAAAAAGAGTCTGATCCTGATCTCTCTGGCTGCGGCCCTGAGTCTCAGCGCCGCGGAGCAGCCCGCTTCGCAGCAAAAGGCGGTCGCCGCCGAGGGAGTCAAATACATCAAGATCTTGGGCAAAGAGCTCAAAGGCAAACTGGTTAAATACCTCAAGCAGGATCCGAGCGGTCTTCAGGGGGCCTATTTCTGCTCCAAGAGCGCCCAGCGGATCACCAAAGAGGTCAACGCGAAATTCCCCGACAATATCAAAGTCCGCCGGACGGCGCTCAAATATCGCAATCCTGACAACAAGCCCGATGCGACCGATGTGAAGGTGATGGAGCAGATGGAAGCGGCGGCCAAGGCCGGGAAGCTCGAAAAGAAGCCGGTCGTGGTCAAAGTAGGGGAAACGGAGCGTGTCTATGTTCCTCTGATCGCCCAGAAAGCTTGCCTCAAGTGTCACGGCCCGGTAGAAAAGATCGATCCCAAGGTCAAAGAGACGATTGCCAAGCACTATCCCGACGACAAAGCGGTCGGCTTCCACGAGGGAGACCTGCGTGGGGTCGTCGTCGCCGAGATCGCTCCCGAAGCGAAGTAA
- a CDS encoding FtsW/RodA/SpoVE family cell cycle protein translates to MHLDWKEVSNYLKILPKNFDYLLILQIIPLLIISSILIKEINPALFTKQMIYYTVGAMAFLIAVFIPWERILWWFAPLSYLLNLLLLLAVDVAGKSILGARRWLPIPGTGMTVQPSEFIKISVLLMLAYLIYRNPPPKEGYGFKDFLKLSVIIIIPFLLIAKEPDLGTAMVLLLTGYGVLFLVGVRWRVWFTVLLLTALAAPVLYNHLHDYQKKRISDFLGKPSYHVRQALIAIGSGGLEGKPKEEATQTQLKFLPISSSDFIFAYLGERFGFKGMLTVITLYILLIVHLLYLSRIYEQNYLIKTVAGGIAFLIFIYMGVNIAMIIGMAPVVGVPLPMFSHGGTSFIIFAVLFGILINLIAFRRYFQYNADAKITMMGKGELQQPSPNLPRPIRERRRRKEGTSPSEGL, encoded by the coding sequence ATGCACCTGGACTGGAAAGAGGTATCCAACTACCTTAAAATACTTCCGAAAAACTTCGACTACCTCCTCATTCTCCAGATCATTCCCCTCCTGATCATCTCTTCGATCCTCATCAAAGAGATCAACCCGGCTCTCTTTACCAAACAGATGATCTACTATACCGTGGGGGCTATGGCTTTCCTCATCGCCGTCTTCATCCCCTGGGAGCGGATCCTCTGGTGGTTCGCCCCCCTGAGCTATCTGCTCAACCTGCTACTCCTCCTCGCCGTCGATGTGGCAGGCAAATCGATCCTGGGGGCCCGGCGCTGGCTCCCCATCCCGGGCACCGGGATGACGGTGCAACCCTCAGAATTCATCAAGATCAGCGTCCTGCTGATGCTGGCTTATCTGATCTACCGTAATCCCCCGCCCAAAGAGGGCTACGGCTTCAAAGACTTTCTCAAGCTCTCGGTCATCATCATTATCCCCTTCCTCCTCATCGCCAAAGAGCCCGATCTCGGTACCGCGATGGTCCTGCTGCTGACGGGCTACGGGGTGCTCTTTCTCGTGGGGGTACGCTGGCGGGTCTGGTTTACTGTTTTGCTCTTGACGGCTCTTGCCGCTCCGGTGCTCTACAACCACCTCCACGACTATCAGAAAAAGCGGATCAGTGACTTCCTCGGCAAACCCAGCTACCACGTCCGCCAGGCCCTCATCGCCATCGGTTCCGGAGGCCTGGAGGGCAAACCCAAGGAGGAGGCGACCCAGACCCAGCTCAAATTCCTCCCCATCTCCTCCAGTGACTTCATCTTCGCCTATCTGGGGGAACGCTTCGGCTTCAAAGGGATGCTCACGGTCATCACCCTCTATATCCTGCTGATCGTCCACCTGCTCTATCTCTCCAGGATCTACGAGCAGAACTATCTCATCAAGACCGTCGCGGGAGGGATCGCTTTTCTCATCTTCATCTATATGGGGGTCAACATCGCTATGATCATCGGTATGGCACCCGTGGTGGGGGTCCCCCTGCCTATGTTCAGCCACGGGGGAACCTCTTTCATCATCTTCGCGGTGCTCTTCGGGATCCTGATCAATCTCATTGCCTTCCGGCGCTATTTCCAGTATAATGCCGACGCGAAAATCACGATGATGGGCAAGGGAGAGCTCCAGCAGCCCTCCCCCAACCTCCCCCGTCCCATCCGTGAGCGCCGACGGCGCAAAGAGGGCACCTCCCCTTCCGAGGGTCTTTAG
- a CDS encoding M16 family metallopeptidase: MANSLPKYYHQTLDNGLEVYAIPLENGTGVITTDIFYKVGSRNEILGKTGIAHMLEHMNFKSTEHLKEGEFDKIVKAHGGVNNASTGFDYTHYFIKSSTQNMKMAMELYAELMAHLKLSDEEFQKERKVVAEERRWRTDNNPIGYLYFRLFNTHYVEHSYHWTPIGFMHDIQSWNIEDLREFHARFYRPDNAILIVAGDVNPDEVFKTAGETFGKISAPKESCHCSLITTNKPHEPAPDGAKRVILHKENNTAETIAIAYSIPDFRHKDQVVLSMISEILSSGKSGRLYQELVQKRSLATQVYGYNMELRDPGVFIFMAVANPGVKAEELEKAILEQIERIKKEGVTEEELRKIRLNTKVDFIHELESSSSTATLFGSYLARGDLKPLLEYEEDLDKITPEMVKEVARKYFDNSTSTTIILRSNSK; encoded by the coding sequence ATGGCAAATTCACTACCCAAGTACTACCACCAAACCCTCGACAACGGCCTGGAGGTCTATGCCATTCCCCTCGAAAACGGCACCGGGGTCATCACCACCGATATCTTCTACAAGGTCGGTTCCCGCAACGAGATCCTGGGCAAGACCGGCATCGCCCATATGCTCGAGCATATGAACTTCAAATCGACCGAGCACCTCAAAGAGGGGGAGTTCGACAAGATCGTCAAAGCCCACGGCGGGGTCAACAACGCCTCCACCGGCTTCGACTACACCCACTATTTCATCAAGTCCAGCACCCAGAATATGAAGATGGCGATGGAGCTCTACGCCGAGCTGATGGCCCACCTCAAGCTCAGCGACGAAGAGTTCCAAAAAGAGCGCAAAGTGGTCGCCGAGGAGCGGCGCTGGCGTACCGACAACAACCCCATCGGTTATCTCTATTTCCGCCTGTTTAATACCCACTACGTGGAGCACAGTTACCACTGGACCCCGATTGGATTTATGCACGATATCCAGAGCTGGAACATAGAGGACCTCCGGGAATTCCACGCCCGTTTCTACCGCCCCGATAACGCCATCCTCATTGTCGCCGGCGACGTGAACCCTGACGAAGTCTTCAAGACCGCTGGGGAGACCTTCGGCAAGATCTCAGCCCCCAAAGAGAGCTGCCACTGCTCCCTCATCACCACCAACAAACCCCACGAGCCCGCCCCCGACGGAGCCAAACGGGTGATCCTCCACAAAGAGAACAACACCGCCGAGACGATCGCCATCGCCTACTCCATCCCCGATTTCCGCCACAAGGACCAGGTGGTCCTCTCCATGATCTCCGAGATTCTCAGCAGCGGTAAAAGCGGACGGCTCTATCAGGAATTGGTGCAGAAGCGTTCTCTGGCCACCCAGGTCTACGGCTACAATATGGAGCTGCGGGACCCCGGAGTTTTTATTTTTATGGCGGTCGCCAACCCCGGTGTCAAGGCCGAGGAGTTGGAAAAGGCGATCCTGGAGCAGATCGAGCGGATCAAAAAAGAAGGCGTCACCGAGGAGGAACTGCGCAAAATCCGACTCAATACCAAGGTCGATTTCATCCACGAACTGGAGAGCTCATCCTCTACCGCGACGCTCTTTGGGTCCTATCTGGCACGGGGCGATCTGAAACCCCTGCTGGAGTATGAGGAAGATTTGGATAAAATTACCCCCGAAATGGTCAAAGAGGTGGCTCGAAAATACTTCGACAACTCCACATCGACCACCATTATTCTCAGGAGCAATTCGAAATGA